Sequence from the Thunnus maccoyii chromosome 11, fThuMac1.1, whole genome shotgun sequence genome:
CATATGATCAACATATCTGAGCTGacatttgataaaatgctgtttaataataataatgtaaactggGAAGAtttgaaattacatttcacaaaaataacctAACCGAACAATCTGCTAGCCAATCAGATATTTCCTAGTTATTCTAAACTGCACAAACACTaactctgaaaaacacacatttctccatttttGTACTTACAAgcaaaacaaagtaaaacatttacaaaagatTAGCAGTCAAATGTAATATATCATTTGACCATTTTTGGAAATGCGACAGCTTGTGATGCTACAGTTATTTCCTGTTTACATTGTTGATTCTTTTGATTGGACAGCGCTAcagatgtttcctagcaaccaATTTGCACATAACTTAAGTCTTTACTGTCTAAGAAATATTTCTTACTTTTAAATGGCACAATCCAATTTAGTAAGTCACTGGTTTTAAACTAGATAGTAGTTACTGAGAACTTAGGAAGTACTTTAAGCACAAAGTAATGAATAGCTCATGCAATCCAATACTGGACTccatttttttagtttggtttggtttacTATAAACCAAAGAAAATGAGTGGATGAACCAAAACTTCTGCTATTTTATGCTGCTCTTTTCGCCACGCAGAGGGTGAGCCGAAACCCATCACCATTGACTGGGACGAGTTGCACGGATACCTCCACAAGTTGCGCTACCAGAAGGGAAAACTGCAGGTGATGGAGTCTGGTTTCTACTATATTTATGCTAAGACCTGCTTCCGCTACTACAAGTACGTATCAGAGGACAGCAGTCAGACCGGGGTCCCACCAGTGGATGTTAGCAACACCCAGCTCATCCAGTACGTCTACCATGAGAGCATCAAACAGAACAGCAAAGCTGCAGTGCTGATGAAGACGGGCAGCACCATGCGCTGGAACATCACAAGCTATAACATGTACTGCGCCCAGCAGGGCCGAGGGGTGCGGCTGGATGATGGAGACTACTTGTTTGTCAATGTGTCCAATGCTTGGATGCTGGACCCAGAGGGAGAAGGGACGTATTTTGGGGCCATAAAGTTGGGTAACTGAAATTTTAATATGTGGGGAGCGGACATGCTACTGAACATTAATGCCAAAGAACCACTGATAGTGATTTATAATTGTTATTTGTcaacaaaggtttttttttattgtacatgtgttgttttgttaatTGCTCTTCACCAAATAGCCTTGGAGTCATTTATGAGAAAAACATGTCTTGCCATTCAGTCcaacaaaaccacacacagcTCTCAACTTTATCCAAAATAGCACTGGATTTCTTTTTAGGTATTGTggtttatatttgaaatattgaATACAGATTGCAACAGTTTAGACTAAAGCATAGAAATGTGTGTATGCACTAATTAAACTAACCACAAGGGAGCAACTAAGGGGGTAAGTCTGTTGGCAAAAAGTTTAGTGAGAAAAGATTTGTGTAAATGTCCACAAAGAACATTGCAGTTGATAGAGCATCTGATTGTACTTAGCAGATAATCacagcataaaaataacaaGACTCCCAGGCCTTCCTCTGAACCACGACAGCGAATGCATAAATGTTTTCTTGAAAGGTTTTGTAAGTGTGAACAAGGCAGGCAATGAGGCATTCTAGCAGTAAGTAACTCATCAGTATAATTCGAAATAAGCAGttaaattgtgatttatttcaCCCTCAAAATCTCTAAGGGACCATTGAAACTTAATATGAAAGATTCACTTTGACtctgacattgttttttcaAGCAACATagccagtttaaaaaaagaaggtCACGTGTATGTTCCAAAAACTCATTTGTTATCCAGTTTTCTGTCTTGAGTGGCCTGCTTCATTGAAGGCATTTACACGacaatgtcattttaaattaagGAGGAAATGACATCTGTTTGTTATGTTTATGACAATCAACATGCAGTGCAGATAGCTGGACTGTCTGACCTTTAATGACATGAAAAGACTCTTGTCTTCTTTAACTAGAGGAGCCAAATTGAGTTTGGTTCATCTTTAacttaaactttgtttttcatttggctCTTCAGTGAGGTAAATGGGAATATGcactaaatatttatttattagttataGAAGTACAGAGACAGGTCATTGTTAAAGTGACCTTTCGACtgtaaaaatcatttatattttatgtctgtatgACATTCATTATGCAGCACTTAGAGGAAATAGTAGACACGCTTTTGTTATTAAAACACAGGGGCTTCA
This genomic interval carries:
- the tnfsf11 gene encoding tumor necrosis factor ligand superfamily member 11 isoform X1 yields the protein MAATHSDYRGYLRNTVDMEAGQHRFHQVQHSEPTYRPLLFGTLAVMGLLQVASSVAILLHLTGYLQEVDLSTAPHRPIEEVQTEPVLNALRDTRKKGRCKTPKESLPSAHLPIRAHQEYYKKGEPKPITIDWDELHGYLHKLRYQKGKLQVMESGFYYIYAKTCFRYYKYVSEDSSQTGVPPVDVSNTQLIQYVYHESIKQNSKAAVLMKTGSTMRWNITSYNMYCAQQGRGVRLDDGDYLFVNVSNAWMLDPEGEGTYFGAIKLGN
- the tnfsf11 gene encoding tumor necrosis factor ligand superfamily member 11 isoform X2; the protein is MAATHSDYRGYLRNTVDMEAGQHRFHQVQHSEPTYRPLLFGTLAVMGLLQVASSVAILLHLTGYLQEEVQTEPVLNALRDTRKKGRCKTPKESLPSAHLPIRAHQEYYKKGEPKPITIDWDELHGYLHKLRYQKGKLQVMESGFYYIYAKTCFRYYKYVSEDSSQTGVPPVDVSNTQLIQYVYHESIKQNSKAAVLMKTGSTMRWNITSYNMYCAQQGRGVRLDDGDYLFVNVSNAWMLDPEGEGTYFGAIKLGN